A single genomic interval of Helianthus annuus cultivar XRQ/B chromosome 13, HanXRQr2.0-SUNRISE, whole genome shotgun sequence harbors:
- the LOC110898735 gene encoding serine/threonine-protein phosphatase PP2A catalytic subunit has protein sequence MSSDPVMQGVNHNVDEYISQLMQCKPLSEPEVKSLCDKAKEILMQESNVQPVKSPVTICGDIHGQFHDLAELFRIGGKCPDTNYLFMGDYVDRGYYSVETVSLLVALKVRYPQRLTILRGNHESRQITQVYGFYDECLRKYGTANVWKTFTDLFDYLPLTALVESEIFCLHGGLSPSIETLDNIRNFDRVQEVPHEGPMCDLLWSDPDDRCGWGISPRGAGYTFGQDISEQYNHTNGLKLIARAHQLVMEGFNWGHERKVVTIFSAPNYCYRCGNMASILEVDDCKGHTFIQFEPAPRRGEPDVTRRTPDYFL, from the exons ATGAGCTCGGATCCAGTTATGCAGGGGGTGAATCACAATGTTGATGAATATATCTCCCAGCTCATGCAGTGCAAACCCTTGTCTGAACCAGAG GTTAAGTCGTTATGTGACAAGGCAAAAGAGATCCTGATGCAAGAAAGCAATGTGCAG CCTGTTAAAAGCCCTGTGACAATCTGCGGGGATATTCACGGGCAATTTCATGATCTCGCAGAGCTTTTCCGGATCGGAGGGAAG TGCCCGGACACAAATTATTTATTCATGGGAGATTACGTTGACCGTGGTTATTACTCGGTTGAAACAGTGTCT CTCTTGGTGGCCCTTAAAGTGCGTTATCCGCAAAGGCTTACTATTCTAAGAGGAAACCATGAAAGTCGCCAG ATCACTCAAGTGTACGGGTTTTATGACGAATGCTTAAGAAA ATACGGAACTGCTAACGTGTGGAAGACATTTACCGATCTATTTGATTATTTACCACTCACCGCATTG GTTGAATCTGAAATCTTTTGTCTTCATGGTGGATTGTCTCCGTCAATTGAAACACTCGATAATATAAGAAATTTTGACCGTGTTCAAGAAGTGCCCCATGAGGGGCCCATGTGTGATCTTTTATGGTCCGACCCTGATGACCGTTGCGGTTGGGGTATTTCACCTCGGGGCGCTGGATATACATTTGGTCAA GATATATCCGAGCAATATAATCATACAAACGGCTTAAAGCTAATTGCTAGAGCACACCAGCTGGTTATGGAGGGATTCAATTGGGGACAT GAACGAAAAGTTGTGACAATTTTTAGCGCGCCTAATTATTGTTACCGTTGTGGAAATATGGCTTCAATTCTTGAAGTGGATGATTGCAAGGGTCACACGTTCATTCAG